TTCAGAGGGGGAGTTCATTATCCACTAAAGCGGCCCCCCCTTTCCCTTCTGGACAATTTTGTTAGGAGGGCAACCCTAACATCCAACTGCTCCTAGGATATTTATGGACCCAAATGACTTCTTCACCCAtatgacagtccttcaaatacttaaagacgGCTATGCTatccctttgaattttttttctagattaaacATCCTTGACTCAAGcgccttccttcttttccttaccCTTCCTCTGGACAATCTCCTTCTTAAATGAGATCCAAGTCTTAAGCTAAGAGTCCAGATGGACTTAGTCTGATGTACAATGCATCTatcaacatatataatatatatacaatgaCTCTATCAACTATCTATACCTGGAAGTTAGGCCTCTCTTCAATTTAACCAACATTTTACTAACTGTATCTATGCTAGAGAAAAAATTCCGTGCCTGACCCTTCCCTGATCATTCCAGATACAGATGTCCTTTCTTGTTTCTAGATCAGAAAgaggctttgttgttgttgttcctaaGAGATGAAAGGGCATCAACATTCTGGGGGAAAACAGGactcttaaaaaatatataaatcaaggGAATGGCAGGATCTTATTTCCAGTTCTAGAGTCAGGTAGCACAATGCATAAGCCTTCTGGGAAAAATTGGCAGCCTGTGTCTACTATGCACATATCCCTTCTGTTCCCCACAAAGTCCCTTCCTCTCCTAGCCTCCCCTCTCTCCCAGGGATTGGTAAGCACGCCTAACTCCAATGACTCAGTTTCACTCTATGATCTCTTAGGTTTATAATGTCTTATTATACCCTCcattccccgccccccccccaaccccGACAATGATGTTAGGAATACTGGCTGAAACTAAGGCTCTAAGAGGTTCACAGACTCCTACCATCACAAGGCCAGCAAGTAGGTGTTAAGAGCCAGAACTGGCCACCAGGCCTCCTGGCTCAAAATCCAGCATTCTTGTCACTGCTTCTTCCTGCCTTCTCCCCTCCACAGCATGCAGCCATGAGAAAGCAGGCAAACTCCTTTGTATCCACAGAAGCCCAGAGAGGCACAGTAGAGAgcaactgtttcttttttattgcttcaCATTAGACAGGATGTGGGGCTCAGGGCGGGTACAAGGAAGGAGAAATGAGAAGACAAATTGGGCTGAAGTGACTCCTGGAGCTGTTGAAGATCCCAGCAGCCTCCTGCCAGCCAGGAAGGCATCCTCTGTTCCTGAGAAGTCCCACTGTCTTCTTCAGGGGCTCTGAGAATTTGCAGGTTTGAGAAGATGCTATTTTAGTCAAACTGAGGCCTACGTGATTGTGGTGAAAAGGAGGAGAGATAACAGGGCTATTCTTGACTGAGGAGAagcctattttttctttcctaaggCAGCTGTCACCACTTATGTATCCACAAACATACGGGGGGATCAAGAGATTTCAGGGCACAGGGTCAAGCAGTCAGGTGAGGTGTGGGACGGAGTCTCCCATTTTTCCCTTGTTGCCTGCCTGGGTTAGTGCTTGCCATCCTTTTTCTTGGTCCCCTTGTCTGGGGACTTTAGAAGGGCCAGTTTCTTGGGCAAGCTGTTGTTGGCTTTCATCACAGCATCGTGTTCAATTTTCTTTCGGATACCACCCTCCAGGTCCTGAGGAGGAACAAGCAGCACAGCATTTACAACAAGGAGCATCTCGGGAACTCGGAAGTTCAACCAGCTTCCCCCCTTCCGATAAGACACTGGCTTAGAGTGAACATAGATTAAGAACCAGAAAAAGGGTAAGAACAAATAGCCTGTGCAGGAGTTTCCAAAAGGCCTCTGTCAGTAAATGAACAATACGGATCTGGGCAGCAGAATGCCATTGAGAAAAGCCTGATGCTGGGCACTGAATGAGGAGAGTGTGCATGTTTTttggttgggggagggggagaattcGGAAAGAGACATTAAAGTGGAGAAGGGACCTTCATGGTGGGAGCAGGGTCAGCACAGAGATCTACTGAAAGATGCCGGGCTGCAGAGGGTGGGGGGATGGTCAGCACTGGGATCGGAAATAAAGGTGTCAGGGTGGGGAAGCCGCGGCCTTCTACAGAGGGAGCACAAGCACCGGAAGGTGCGTCTCtgcagggggagagagggagctgGCAGTGAGGAAGGACGCCCGGAGAAGCTGGCATAAGCTCTGGGTGCCGGGACAGTCACAGGTCTCAGACAGGTGGACCTCCTGGTCCGGGTACTCACCTTTTTTAGTTTCCGCTGGTGGACGGCTCGGGCCTTTTTGGGGGCTATGACTCGCTCTGGGGGTGCGGTGACAAAGAAGTCAAAGGGAGTCTGGGGAGGGGTGAGTGGAAGAGAGGGGCAAGAGGCTCGGCACCATGGGAAGCGGGGAGGGGGGACAAGGGGCATGGGGTGTGGGGAGGGGGACAGGATGCTGTAGGGACATGACAGTGAGGGAGAGCAGAGTGGCAAAGAGGCATGGGGGCACAGGAAGAAGGGAATGCGGGGAGGGGGTTCATGGAAAAGGAAGGTAAGGGAGTGTGAAGGCAGGAGCACATAGGGATGGGTAGGGGTGGGCATGGGGGCacaggagggaaagggatgagGGAGGGGGGCCAAGAGTTGTGAGGGCATAGAGGACGTGGCCAGGGTGACCGTGAGGATGTGGGGGCACAAGAGGCAGTGGGCACGCAGGTGGGGATGTGGTCAGGGCGACCACGGAAAGCGGGGGCCCGGCGGGGAGAGAACGTGGGAGCGGACCCGGGACGGGGTGAGGGCGGGGGAGCCACGGGGTGTGGGGCCCGGCGGGGAGCGGACGTGTTAGGGGGCCCGGGGGCGGGCGAAGGGCCCGGGGACCGGGAGCCTGGGCGGCGCGTGCCGGACTGCCAGGCTCCCCGTCCCGCCACTCACCGCCTTTCTTCAGACCCCGGCAAGTGGAAGGAGCTGCTCTCTTCTTGGCCGGCCTCCGGGCCTGAAACTTCTGCTTCCCTTGAACCATGTCCGCGCCTCTCCACTGCAGAAAAGGAACCCGGAAAACACAACGGCTGACGGGATAGTATATAGCGGGCCGGAACGCGCAAGGGCTGACGGGATACAGCGTACAGCCGGGCAGTACGCGCAAGGGTTGACGGGATGCGGCGGGGCAGGGTCTCGGATTTAAAGGGATAGCCGCCGGTGGGGCGGAGTTCTATGAGATTATAGGATcctagagagggaaagaaaagtacGGATCTAGTTCCGCGTCAGCATTTTACCCGGGGGAAATAGGCTTATAGGGCCGCAGTAACATGCCTAAGACCACACCTAGCGTTTGAACCCTTCTGAGGACGTCAAATccatctgagaaaaaaaaaaagtgggcatGCTCGTCCGGCCCATTCTACAGATgggggaaactaaggctcaatCGATTTAGAAAAAACGCTCCGCGGAGCAGCGGGAGTCTCGAGCCCTAGGCAGCCTCCGCCAAAGGCTGCTCATCCCCTCCTCGTTCTCTTCCAGATTCCCTTATCCTCCCCCATCCTTCTCTGCAGAAAGCGCGGGCCAGTTCCGGACTTGGGAGTCGCCCAGAATCCTAGTCGGCAAAGCAAGGAACCGGCTTACAGCCGGAAACGGGGAGAGTAGCCTTTGCTGCACAGTTAGTGAGTCGTTCACATGACAATCTGATTTAACCACCCGTTATGCGACCCCTGAAGGAACTTTCTGGATCTCCTGACCCTCCAGGTCTACTCTCCCTCCGCGTGAGCCCCGAGGCCCGAAGGCCCGCTCTGTGATGGATCGGTCCCTTCCACTCAGAGGGAAGCGCTTCAGCCGCCGCGTGTTCCTCGCGCCGAGGCCCCTCCCACCTTCCTCCCCAGGCCCGCCTCCACCCCGCCCCGCCCTCTCCACTGACAGCCTCCTTTACTGCACCCCAAATCTTCAAAGGGACGCCTCTCCGCTTAGATCTGTGCTTCTGGTACTCGGCGCGTCTGAGTGCTCATCGATGCTGCTTCTGTGGGCGAGCTCGGCAACCGAGGGCAGTCCCTGCCCCGGGAAGCCAAAGGGAGGCTAGGCTATGAGGACACTTACTCCACCGGAGAGATCGGGACGGGAAACGAGGGAATCTACCAATCCGAGGCTCATTTCCGGTGGGGGCGGGGCAGATGGTTTCCACTAGAAGAATCTCAAAATTCTGCTTTATAGGAGGATAATCTGTTTCAGATCTGAAGGGGCGCCTGGTGGAGAACGCAGGAGACCGGGCACCAGATAGTCCAGTTTAAATGATTATGGGAAGAGCAGAGTAAAAGAAGGCCAGGAAAGCATGCACTGTGGAGGCCCTATTacaggtaatagggagccactgaaagcCCGTTCGTTCAGATCATTTTGGTGGTGATATACATagtaaatcaacaagcatttattaagcacctactatatactaggcaATGTGCAAAACTCTGGGGGtatgaaaagaggcaaaaaatagtgcctgccctcaaatctaatgggagagaccaCAGGCAAatgaatatgtacaaacaagatgcttgagctctattataattacaacTCCCATtgctaaataggaaataattaagagagggaagaTTGAGAAGGGTTGGGAACCATTTTTTAGAAAATATGATTTGggttgagatttgaaggaaggcaTTGAATCCAGAAGGAAGGGATGAGGGGGGCATGGCAAAGAGCCAGA
This sequence is a window from Sminthopsis crassicaudata isolate SCR6 chromosome 1, ASM4859323v1, whole genome shotgun sequence. Protein-coding genes within it:
- the C1H19orf53 gene encoding leydig cell tumor 10 kDa protein homolog, with the protein product MVQGKQKFQARRPAKKRAAPSTCRGLKKGERVIAPKKARAVHQRKLKKDLEGGIRKKIEHDAVMKANNSLPKKLALLKSPDKGTKKKDGKH